In Erigeron canadensis isolate Cc75 chromosome 6, C_canadensis_v1, whole genome shotgun sequence, the following are encoded in one genomic region:
- the LOC122604612 gene encoding uncharacterized protein LOC122604612, with translation METDTDEEEPENKVESLVHEVFSWTLGDVLNRNLYKGKVADIPVTFSSVSDYTKSFIYPLFEETHTDLLSNVLGVNRAPTKQHAFIKMKEALKTFQLDSSQEAAVWNCIAARDCRHQNTIKLIWGPPGTGKTKTISSLLHMLLKMKCRTLTCAPTNIAVLGVAKRVIRLVRDSLEYDTYGLGDIILFGNRQRMKIDDCKDLSDIFLSLRVKILSDCVAPLSGWKGCCEWMIRFLEDPQKQYVSYVMQNSRDEDGYGNLSEKEKDDRSIKSNNGESDGNDKDDSSTEISGDEDFRIEEESGDSQIKKALKVKNWNTIIVKTLKEEKHCRSNKNENENENQNEQSLKEISNKKKVLTFEEFVMKGFDFLGNHLISCIKSLYTHMPTSFISVESAKEMIKVVSSLKRLEELLKVAVAENFDLEEALNGFTDSRRTRDSDNLDACRMSSIEILESLQKTLCFPDFKEDYDIRRFCLENASLVFCTASNSINLHTQESNPLEFLVIDEAAQLKECESVIPLRLKRPRHVILVGDERQLPAMVQSKICEEAGFGRSLFERLVSLEHKKHLLEVQYRMHPSISQFQNKEFYDKRILDGANVRSRSYGKRFLQGNMYGSYSFINVTSGKEEFDKGHSMQNLMEVAVIGEIITNLYKESVARKHKVTVGCISPYKAQVNAIQQKLGNKYIDSDYFTVNVRSVDGFQGSEEDVIIISTVRCNAKGSIGFLANRQRANVALTRARYCLWILGNGSTLMNSGSIWRQLVVDAKDRGCFYNVNDDKNLAQAVMFASVEAGQFDSLFNTKSSLFNEAKWQVKFSDKFLETIARLDDREISKKVVSLLIKLSSGWHELEKNGDTKVKIDGACTIVEKYKVTHDLHLIWAVDIVAQNSVCIQVLKFWDVFSGTKIDEQVKMLMEKVYANYTMHMINRCKEKRVQGNLTLPVSWPMNSDTDQSWSLANQLAGLSLEKELSSSSSKASSASGFGNRKSNKFGNQKLQDLMEGGLGGKSYALVFPRK, from the exons ATGGAGACCGATACGGATGAGGAAGAACCCGAAAACAAGGTTGAAAGTTTGGTTCATGAGGTTTTTTCCTGGACTCTTGGCGATGTGCTTAACAGAAATCTCTACAAAGGAAAG GTTGCAGATATTCCAGTGACATTTTCCTCTGTTTCTGACTACACTAAGTCATTCATCTATCCACTTTTTGAGGAGACACACACAGACCTTCTTTCAAACGTTTTAGGAGTCAATCGTGCTCCCACT AAGCAGCATGCCTTTATTAAGATGAAAGAAGCTCTTAAAACTTTCCAACTTGATAGTTCACAAGAAGCTGCTGTTTGGAACTGCATTGCTGCAAGAGATTGTCGTCACCAGAATACAATCAAATTAATATGGGGTCCTCCAGGGACCGGAAAGACAAAAACAATCAGTTCTTTATTACATATGTTGCTGAAGATGAAATGCAGAACGCTTACTTGTGCTCCAACGAATATTGCTGTTTTAGGAGTTGCCAAACGAGTAATAAGATTGGTGCGAGACTCTTTGGAATATGATACTTATGGTTTAGgagatataatattatttgggAATAGACAGAGAATGAAGATAGATGATTGCAAAGATCTTTCGGATATCTTCTTAAGTTTACGCGTCAAGATTCTTTCTGATTGTGTAGCTCCTTTGTCAGGCTGGAAAGGTTGCTGTGAGTGGATGATTCGTTTTCTTGAGGATCCACAAAAGCAGTATGTGTCATATGTAATGCAAAATTCAAGAGATGAAGATGGATATGGTAATCTTTCTGAAAAGGAGAAAGATGATCGCAGCATCAAAAGTAACAATGGAGAAAGTGATGGGAATGACAAAGATGATAGCAGCACTGAAATCAGTGGAGATGAGGATTTCCGTATTGAAGAGGAGTCAGGTGACTCGCAAATAAAGAAAGCACTGAAAGTTAAGAACTGGAATACCATCATTGTAAAAACCTTAAAAGAGGAGAAGCATTGTAGAAGTAACAAGAATGAAAATGAGAACGAGAATCAGAATGAGCAGTCGCTGAAAGAGATTTCGAACAAAAAGAAGGTCTTGACTTTTGAGGAGTTTGTTATGAAAGGGTTCGACTTTCTTGGAAATCATCTTATATCTTGTATTAAAAGCTTGTACACCCATATGCCGACATCATTCATTTCGGTGGAGTCAGCTAAAGAAATGATCAAGGTTGTAAGTTCTCTTAAACGTCTTGAAGAACTACTTAAAGTTGCAGTTgctgaaaattttgatttagaaGAAGCCTTGAACGGATTCACTGATTCTAGGAGGACTAGAGATAGTGATAACTTAGATGCATGCAGAATGTCAAGTATTGAAATACTCGAGTCCCTTCAAAAGACGTTGTGTTTTCCAGATTTTAAGGAAGATTATGATATTAGACGATTTTGTTTGGAAAATGCTTCTCTGGTGTTTTGCACTGCGTCAAACTCCATCAACTTGCATACACAAGAATCGAATCCTTTAGAATTTCTGGTGATTGATGAGGCTGCTCAGCTAAAGGAATGCGAATCTGTTATACCTTTGCGGCTTAAACGTCCTCGCCATGTAATACTTGTTGGAGATGAAAGACAACTCCCTGCCATGGTTCAGAGCAAG ATTTGTGAGGAGGCTGGGTTTGGTAGGAGCTTATTCGAAAGGCTTGTATCACTGGAGCATAAGAAGCACCTACTTGAAGTGCAATACAGGATGCATCCGTCCATAAGCCAGTTCCAAAATAAGGAGTTCTATGATAAACGAATCTTAGATGGTGCGAATGTTAGGAGTCGTAGTTATGGGAAGCGTTTTCTTCAAGGAAATATGTATGGCTCGTATTCATTTATTAACGTAACTTCTGGCAAAGAAGAGTTTGATAAGGGTCATAGCATGCAAAATCTCATGGAAGTGGCCGTTATTGGTGAAATCATCACGAATCTCTATAAAG AATCTGTTGCAAGAAAACATAAGGTTACTGTTGGATGCATATCCCCATACAAGGCTCAAGTAAATGCAATTCAGCAAAAGCTTGGTAACAAGTACATAGATTCAGATTACTTCACTGTGAATGTGCGGTCGGTTGATGGATTTCAAGGGAGTGAGGAGGACGTAATCATAATATCTACTGTGAGATGCAATGCAAAAGGGTCAATTGGTTTTCTTGCAAATCGTCAAAGAGCAAATGTAGCGCTGACTCGAGCAAG ATACTGCTTGTGGATACTGGGAAATGGATCAACTTTGATGAATAGTGGCTCTATTTGGAGGCAATTAGTTGTTGATGCGAAGGATCGTGGATGTTTCTACAATGTTAATGATGACAAAAACCTCGCTCAAGCTGTCATGTTTGCTTCGGTTGAAGCTGGCCAATTTGATAGCTTATTCAACACAAAGTCCTCACTATTCAACGAAGCCAAATGGCAG GTGAAATTTAGTGATAAGTTCTTGGAAACCATTGCAAGACTTGACGACCGTGAGATTAGTAAGAAAGTGGTTTCTCTTTTGATCAAGCTTTCTAGTGGCTGGCACGAACTAGAAAAAAATGGCGATACTAAAGTAAAGATAGATGGAGCTTGTACAATTGTCGAAAAGTACAAGGTCACACATGACTTGCATTTGATTTGGGCAGTAGACATCGTAGCACAAAATTCTGTTTGCATCCAGGTACTTAAGTTCTGGGATGTTTTCTCTGGTACCAAGATCGATGAGCAAGTTAAGATGTTAATGGAAAAAGTATACGCGAATTATACGATGCATATGATAAACCGCTGCAAGGAAAAACGTGTTCAAGG GAACCTGACGCTTCCAGTTTCATGGCCCATGAACTCGGATACGGATCAAAGTTGGTCGTTGGCAAATCAATTGGCTGGGTTGAGCTTAGAAAAAGAGCTCTCCTCGTCATCATCAAAAGCTTCAAGTGCCTC GGGGTTTGGCAATCGAAAATCCAATAAGTTTGGCAATCAAAAGCTTCAAGATCTCATGGAAGGGGGCCTAGGTGGTAAAAGCTATGCACTAGTTTTTCCCAGGAAATGA